The sequence ATGTCGGGTACCCAAGGCAAGGCCCATAAACCTCTCTCTAGCCTATTTCCCGACCAAGTCCCCGTCGAGTAAGTCTGCGAGGCAGGCGACGACCAAACCCCCATCGAGCAAGTCTGTGAGAAGGTGCGAACAACCAAACCCCGTTGAGCAAGACTCTATATTGGAGGCCGAGCCCTCCTTATATCTGAACCTAACGACATAGCCAAGATGGGGGTCGATCATGGACTTATTTGGTGACTTCGAGATGTCCTCCTAAAGACATGGTGGCATCTCGATCCAGAGCTAGACCGAGCTTGTTTGGAATGCCAAGGGCTTGGAGCCATAGAAGGGATCTTGTCTTCGTCTTCGTCATCTAAATCACTAACTCAGAACAATACTTTATCCCTGTTCTTGGAGGAAGGAGCAGGGTGAGATTTCTTAGTGGGAGGTGGACCGGTGCAGGACCTCTTGGTCAATTGCTCCAAAAATGGCTCAATTTAGACTCCTCACAATTTTTTGTAATCCATTAATGGTCTTGTGGTGGCGAATACAACACCAAAATCTAACTCAGATTCAAGAACAATTAAGCCTAAGTCAAGTAACTAAGGATACAAGTTAAAATGATCAAGTTCTAAGACATACCTTTGGATGTGATACTATCAATGAGTATGCATTCATGAAGCAACCATCTGGCTAGTCTCCGGTCGAGTAAAGATTCGGGATAAAACCTTATTGATCATCGGCTCAATTTTATCTAAAGAAGAGTGACAAGGATTGGTCAGCCACCATATTCCTAGACATTGTTGGCCTTCTCGCACAGGGGGACTCAATGCTGGATCCAGTTACTAGTCACATTTACTACATTGAGCCCATGTTCTTTCATGCCTTTGGAGCTAGATCACTCATTCACTCTAGCTTTGGAAATGGTCGCTGACCCATGAACTCAGAGAGTTTTGGCTCATGATTCCCACATAAAACCAATGTTTATGCCAGTTCTTGTGGATGGTATTCATGGGACGATCTAAATACTAGTGGCCAGCTCCCACTACAACAAGTTGTTTTTTCGCTTGTTCATTGACAAAGGAAGTACATGTATTAGAAAATAGGGAAGAAGGGAGGATTCCCTAGATAGGCCTCATAGAGAAGATAGAATATGTCTATATGCaagatggaattagggttcaagtgGATGATCTCTATCTAGTAATATGCAATAGTTCTTTAAAAATGTAGAAGAGGAGAGACCAAATCCATGCAGGATGAATTGAGGAATGACTACAACTTGATCAGCATCAAGCATAGGAATGGAATCCTTGCCTGGAAGCTTCCACCGGAtcagtaacaccctgaatttggggtataaaatttctttctaatgatcacccaaattcatgtgttactcttctctctctcactctaggttttttctctctctagattctctcacccttttcccttttaagtagaattagcttaaagttagggggatttaattatttatttttgacaaaacattatgggtcatgacatgttgcatcatgttgagcttaaaatattctttgaagtattgcacatgtttgaatttatttgaatttgaaacctaatttgaatttggaattgaaaatcctatagaaaagaaatagaaaaggaattagaaaatccagagaaaaagaaaaaagagaaagcaGCCCAGTAGCCCAGCTCGGCCTAGTTAGCCCACGCGCCCGCAccgcctgacaggcgggccccgcctgtcagcggcggCTTTCTCTCCCGctcgctctctccctctctcgctctctgcccgttggggccgacctgtcggcgccagcTGCTTTGCCCACGCGCGTCCCTTCTCTCTCACTGTCCCGCGAGCCTGGTTCACCAGGCGCTGAGCCGTTGCCCCGCGCatccctcttttctctctctgcgtcgTGGACCATCCCTGTCGGCTCCGGCCACcccgcgctcgccgtggaccagcacgtgcgcactcgcgcacgtcgccggatttctcggccacgacgcccgcccacgtgcCTAGCTCCCCTCTTAGAGCCCCACCAGTTCCCGCACACGCTCCCCCGCCTCATTTCGCACAGCATCGCCCCTCTCTCGCACTCTGCCCTCGCCGCCagacgccgccggagacccgcacCCGCGTTCCCGACCATCTAGCTCTCTGGAGACcgcgccaagcctccccgagctctgccccgagacaacgagcagtccgaggttcatgagtttgttgttggagacctccctgagcaacaacctggtgaaggctagtgtcctctgacctattatgtcctacatactctataattcattgtcctgcaTTATATTatctaaacctaaggattgactagtttgtatgtaccttatccttgtttaccttttgggttatcatggttagcattttgctattgcctaaactttaatcaatgaacatgatgtgaacatttatgatacgatactgttatcctgattatgttgatgatcttgtgatactctagggggctcaggcctttttcctgagtacctctccgtaaggacctattcatggagtgaccacccgagataacagtgcaaccatgagggtggaatgggacgcccttagctaattaattagatgaacctaggggtgtagttggcttttccGGAGGAccgtcaatgggggctggggcatagtgctcgctctgccaaggttggggtgcagaggttcattcgatttggttttattagtcagccaccttggggaggtgtactgcatgCGTTTGTacaactggcgaaacctaacgagcagctacgcaccaggggagtctttgtaaaggccacgtagtgtatccttggccattcaccttggtagtgaagatcaggtctgtacaacccaggatggaaagggatcacgactcgtgggtaaagtgtgcaacctctgcagagtgttagaaactggtatattagtcgagctcacggtgagcagccttgggatcctctttgattagaagaattctagttacttttatcatgatggttaacaatgatgttataaaactgatctctagtatttcctcttttgagggagtacttttgggtaataactgggtttattactaaaacttgcctctactaataataataaatacttgaccaactaaaagcaactacttaacttcaaccccacatacagctagcccactttagccaaacgggacatttgctgagtacgttgatgtgtactcacccttgctttacacaccaccaccacccaatgttgtccccattgtacttagtgctcaggaggtgatgctggcaacatggagaacttcgaggagttccaggattacgacgagttctagtttacttagtggcaaacctccagtcagctgcctgtgtaggcttatcatctacgtttcatttctccgcactttgatagttaCGTTAAAGACAatcgttatgtattagactctgtggatgtctcagacatcttgatgtaataaaatacctttccgctatttatttcgagcatcgtgtgatgatgtccaattatgtaatcgttgtgtacgtgagtttctgatcgtgacacgtacatggttcgcattcggtttaccttccaaaaccgggtgtgataggATCGAATTCTTCTCTTAAAGCAGCCTTGTTGCCACTAGGGTCTACAATTCCTCCGAATCGATAGTGGAGACCTCGAATTCATGTGGGTATGAAGCGACCATGGCTACAGTTTGAGGTCCAGCGGTGGATGTGTGATCTAGGGTTTTGCAAATTGTTTGAGAAGTTGAATCGGTGGTAGAAGCAAGTTTGGTAGGAAGTGATAAGCTAATGGAAGACTAATAAGGGTGGTAGAGTGGTCCTATTTGTAAGTAATAGTGTAAGTCCATGCATCACGGACCTATAACCTAAGAAGTTGAAGCGATGTGAATTTGTAGAATCTATAACACTAGTCCAAAGTTTTGGTCAAGTCATGAATAGTTAAAGGCCAAGTCCTAAGACTCTAGGTCTGTGTATCAAAGCGAAGGCTATCGTTGGGAAAACTCAGGATATCAAATTAGCTTAACAACAAGATTCAATAAAAGAGTTCAATCTACCTAAGCTAATAACTCTACAAAATTAAACTCAAGGGCTATTGTTAATGATATATACTAGGAGTACCCAAGAGCACTTCAATGAACAAGACCTTGATAGTGGGTCCAATAGTTTGGTGCGCTATCTAGGGACTCTAACCACCCATTAGGGAGATACCTAACTCAACTAGAAAATATAAAGGCGCAGGATCTTATCATATCAATATATTAGTTTGATATCCACGTAATATAAAAGAGTCTGGATGATAAGGGATACATACATGTAAAGATAGATATAAGAGTCCTAGTTATACTCGGTTATGATGATATGTATCCTTATCTGGTAGTAGACTAGATAACCTTCCTGTAATCATCCCCTTCTTGGACTATATAAGGAGGGACAAGGCGTCCCAAGCGGCCAGATCATTAGACCGTGAGCAATAGCAACCAACACATAAGATATAGGATTTTATCTCACATTGAGAGCTTAAACCTATCAAAGTACTCAATTCTCATGTGTGTTTACCTTCAGTTCTTAATCTTGTGAAAATGTCCCATAAATTCACCACCGAATATTCCTAAAATACATCTACAATTGCCAGTTTCATTGGGCTGTGTACATGGATTAGTTGTCTTGGTTAGGTCAACTCTATTTGTGACACGATTGATAACTTAAAGAGTCATGGTGATAAGGTTGTAGGATTAAGATCTTTTGATCTAAAGTCGTATTGATGTTTCTCATTCCATCAAATATAGAGTTATCTTGAACCTGACAGAAGACTAGGATCCCTTTCCCCACTAGAACCTCCCCCATAATGTTTTACCATGTTTGGTGGTCATTTGGTTAGATTTCGACATTTTCCTTTTGATGGTTGTGCACTAAAATCTACAAGGTTGTCTGCTTTCAGCTTCAGACTTCTTTGCCACTATTTTCTTCCGTTTCTTTCTATACTAGTTTCTATGGTCAACGGGCCTTCTATGACTATTTGATCTTGTCTTTTGCTACATGAGGACATCGAGGATTGTATTCGGGACATAGGCCAAGATCCTCACGGGGAAGAATTTTAAGCGGCTGACATCAGTGTGCTGAGGTTAAGACGATGTCATGTATGGCCTCTAGACCAGCCCTGTCACATAGCTTGGAGATTGCACTGCCTTCGCTGTAATTTGAGTAGGATCGATAGTAGGGGTGGTCACTTGGGGAACGGGCAGGGGCAGCTACCGTTCAAGACTGCGGCTAGAGTTGTATGTGCTCAACTAGGATAGGGCAAGAGACGCCCTTGGTTAGACAAAAAGCTACATCAATTACATCCTTGTCACTTTGCGTAGGTTTTTTGTTATTTAATTTGGGTCCTGTTTATTTGAGaatataatctaacttattttgAGTTTAAAATGAATTAGATTATATAACATAAATAGAATATAGTCCCAAACAAACAATCATTTAATCAGAATAAACGGTATTCCAAAACTAGGGTAAACGGTCATTAGACCAAGTCCAGCAGTTTACACTGTTTTACATTGTAAACTATATTATTTATAGAGTAAGTTTTATAGGTAAGCTGATGGATATTGCCTTACAAAGTCAGAAAAGATGCGAAAATCTCATAACTTGCAAACGTTGTGTCGAGTGCTCCTCACATCCGCCAAGAATTGGGCAAAAGCCACACGCGACGAGCCACCGGCCTCCATCGCTGCCGTGGCTTCTTTCGTGCGAGCCGCCACTCGGACCCTGAGCTCCCTCCCCTCCTCAGACTCCATCACCAGCCTGATCTTCGCCTCTATGGCCTCAGCCTTTACAAACCCTGTTTGGTACCCCTCCATCTCCACCGCGACACCCATATCCCCGGtcatgaacaccttgttcatcctCTGCTCCGCGTACAACGGCCAACACAACATCGGGACCCCAGCCATGACGCCCTCCAGCACCGAGTTCCACCCGCAGTGGGTCACAAATGAACTCGTCGCAGGGTGCTGGAGAACCTCTCCTTGGGGCGCCCACGACCTGACCACGAGACCTCGGCCCCTTGTCCGCTCCAAGAATCCCTCTGGGAGGACAGCGTCGAGGTCCAACTTAGGTTGGCGCCCCAAGAACCTCTTGGGGTCGAAGATACTACTTGCCGGCCTGCGCACGACCCACAGGAACCGGTGCCCGGACTTGTCCAGCCCAGTGGCAATCTCCTTAAGCTGCTCCTGCGAGAACGCACCCATGCTCCCAAAGCAGAGGAACACAACGCTGCGCTCCGGCTGGGCGTCCAGCCATCTGAGGCACTCATCATGCCTCTCACCAGCTCTTGCAGGAGGATCCCGTGCGCTGTTGCCAACTAAAGGCCCAACGCAGTAGATCGGAGGCAGCGCCGCCTTGCCCGGGACACACCGGGGATCACCGAGCGCCTGCAACGCCCGGGTTTCCAGTGCCTGGAAAGTGTTCACCAGAACTCCCCTGGTGTCCATGCCGCGCCTGAAGACGCTCGCCACGGTACTGCACAGCTCTTCCTCCGGCCGCTCCAGCAGCTCTGCGTTCAGGTGCGATGCCGGCACGGGGGGAACGCCGAGGAACTCGAGGGGCGTGTCCCCGAGCTCCTTCAAACCCCTCTGGCTACTCGCCAGGAGCGTGGGGACCTGGGTCAAAACGGCCAGGGCTGAAGCGCTGGACGGGGCAAACGTGTACGCGGGGACGCCCAGCCTCGCGGCGACGCCGATCGCGTCGACGCAGAACATGTCGATGACCAGCGAGTGCAGGTGCTGCCGCGAGGTCACGGAGCAGAGGAACCTCTCGAGCTCCTCGTTGTACCGTCGCAGCGTCTTCAGCATGGAGAGTAACGGGTGCTTGCCGGAGCCAGCGACGTCGGCAGGCGGCGGGGAGACCGGCGGGAGGACGTGGAAAGAGATGGACGGATTGGCCGCGGCGACCCGCTTGAATTGGCTGGAGAACTCAGGGACAACCACCATGGTGACGTCGAAGCCGTGGTTGATGAAGACCTTGGCGAGCTCCGCCATCGGCACGACGTGGCCGGTGCCGGCGCTGGGGTAAAGAACGACGGACTGCTTCATGTCTCCTTTTCAGGTGGAACTaccggcgcggcgcggcgcggcaCGCGGTTCGCCGTAACTTATACCTCCGTGGAGCCTTGCCGGAGAAATAGTACAGTAGACTTGTTAATTAATTTTCTTGCTAGTGAAAGTGAGGGACCAGGGCATCTATGATCTATCGTGGGATTAGGGATAAGCCCAGTCTTATTGGCTGGCGGTCCACACTCCACACTAGGATGCTTCCGATCTGTTTGGATTTGCTAACTTTCTAGAAACCATTTACCACGAGCGTAGGTTTCAACGTTGACCACACAAGAAAGCTGGCTGAGCTTGAGATCAGCCACCCCATGTGGCTCATTAACCAGTTAGCATCTTCGTATATGACTTAAAGGCCCTATGTGGGGTACTCCATAACTATTTCCCAGCTCCCACATTCAGAAACCATTTACTTGTCTGATTTTTATAGGCATCTTTTTCGCCTTAGCACATCATTTTCCTTGTCCTAGACCACTTTTAGCTCACTTTAACATACCTTGAAGGTATTGTTAAAGTTTAGCATATCACTTTTAGCACCTTATAGCACTCGGGTTTGGATCTCTATATGCTAAAATCTAGCTAAAAGTGTAGTGCTAAACATTAGCACCATAGATTCAAACAAGCCCTTAAGCTTAGGACTGGTTACTTGAGGTGTACTTTGAGATCACAAGGGATCCTAGGGTTTGCACTTGGCAATCTTGAGTCCTAGCGGTTTTAGAGTTGTATTGTCAACCCTATCAAAGCCCTTCTGAAGCAATATATGAGGACT is a genomic window of Zea mays cultivar B73 chromosome 5, Zm-B73-REFERENCE-NAM-5.0, whole genome shotgun sequence containing:
- the LOC103626938 gene encoding anthocyanidin 5,3-O-glucosyltransferase, translating into MKQSVVLYPSAGTGHVVPMAELAKVFINHGFDVTMVVVPEFSSQFKRVAAANPSISFHVLPPVSPPPADVAGSGKHPLLSMLKTLRRYNEELERFLCSVTSRQHLHSLVIDMFCVDAIGVAARLGVPAYTFAPSSASALAVLTQVPTLLASSQRGLKELGDTPLEFLGVPPVPASHLNAELLERPEEELCSTVASVFRRGMDTRGVLVNTFQALETRALQALGDPRCVPGKAALPPIYCVGPLVGNSARDPPARAGERHDECLRWLDAQPERSVVFLCFGSMGAFSQEQLKEIATGLDKSGHRFLWVVRRPASSIFDPKRFLGRQPKLDLDAVLPEGFLERTRGRGLVVRSWAPQGEVLQHPATSSFVTHCGWNSVLEGVMAGVPMLCWPLYAEQRMNKVFMTGDMGVAVEMEGYQTGFVKAEAIEAKIRLVMESEEGRELRVRVAARTKEATAAMEAGGSSRVAFAQFLADVRSTRHNVCKL